The Benincasa hispida cultivar B227 chromosome 9, ASM972705v1, whole genome shotgun sequence genome has a segment encoding these proteins:
- the LOC120084708 gene encoding uncharacterized protein LOC120084708 translates to MSVAEYERKFDRLSHFVPRLVDTEEKKMERFIWGLREGIRGIVTAFRTKRKANIITDALSRKSAYTTTLSTISKHIMDDLERVEISLIPETFISRITQLIARPALRQRIIDAQQIDKYLNKQLQSEIGETSQFSIAPDSTLLYRGRLCVPDDEKIKKELLKKAHESCFSIHPGSTKMYQDLKAHYWWCNMKKDIADYIKTLVSSPSSGKVCRKQCTSSNVLKRSHPVTWSPSINCFRSRPSFRLQVLEKFAESNGTQLNFSTAFHPQTDGQIERVNQILEEMLRACALNFTGAWDSQIHLIEFAYKNSYQATIGMEHFEALYGKKCRSSIHWDEVGERTLLGPELV, encoded by the exons ATGTCAGTGGCAGAGTATGAACGAAAATTTGATCGCTTGTCCCACTTTGTCCCTCGACTAGTGGAcacagaagagaagaagatggaaaGGTTTATTTGGGGATTAAGAGAAGGCATTCGAGGCATTGTTACTGCTTTCCGAACAAAAA GAAAAGCTAACATTATTACTGATGCTCTTAGCAGAAAGTCAGCTTATACAACAACCCTAAGTACCATCTCCAAACACATAATGGATGACCTTGAAAGAGTTGAGATCTCACTAATACCAGAAACCTTCATATCTCGAATAACACAGTTAATTGCAAGACCTGCATTAAGACAAAGGATAATTGATGCACAACAAATAGATAAATACCTAAACAAACAACTACAATCAGAGATTGGAGAAACCAGTCAATTCTCTATAGCCCCAGACTCTACACTTCTCTACCGTGGACGTCTATGTGTACCAGATGATgaaaaaatcaagaaagaactacTGAAGAAAGCTCATGAATCATGCTTTTCAATACATCCTGGGAGTACCAAAATGTATCAAGACTTGAAAGCACATTACTGGTGGTGTAACATGAAAAAGGATATAGCCGATTAT ATCAAGACCCTCGTTTCGTCTCCAAGTTCTGGAAAAGTTTGTAGAAAGCAATGCACTAGCTCAAATGTACTTAAAAGAAGTCATCCGGTTACATGGAGTCCCAGTATCAATTGTTTTAGATCAAGACCCTCGTTTCGTCTCCAAGTTCTGGAAAAGTTTGCAGAAAGCAATGGCACACAACTAAATTTCAGCACAGCCTTCCATCCACAAACTGATGGCCAAATAGAACGAGTTAATCAAATCCTAGAAGAAATGTTGAGGGCATGTGCTTTGAATTTTACTGGAGCATGGGATTCGCAGATACATCTTATAGAATTTGCTTATAAGAATAGTTATCAGGCGACAATTGGTATGGAACACTTCGAAGCCTTATACGGAAAGAAATGCAGATCCTCTATACACTGGGATGAAGTCGGGGAGCGAACACTACTAGGGCCTGAACTGGTGTAG